Genomic DNA from Macadamia integrifolia cultivar HAES 741 chromosome 6, SCU_Mint_v3, whole genome shotgun sequence:
ctgcctCGTGTTCAATCCGTAGCTACGATGATCCGTACGcctgcggttacttttaaatctcaaacacattATGTCAGGATCATGCATGGACGAAGGAGGGTGATGTGGAACCAATGCTCTGTCTGAGTCAAACCACTATCTGGAAACTCTCTCCCCAAGATACCAAGCTAAACCGCCAGGACCTTGGAATAGGACACAAAGGCCAGTGAGCTACATAGCCTCATCCTAGTGAACTACAGAGGGGAAGGTCACTGATTGAAAAGGAGTCTAGTTCACCTACCAAAGTAGGAAGTGAGTATTGGAaagagcacaaaaaaaaaaaaaagcaaggacATACCTTAGTAATTTGGTTCAGAATGTCCCTCCCTAAAGTAGCATGGTGATGGGGGATCATGCCTAGATCCCATTTTTAGGTAAGAGGGAAGTCATTGCGGTCTCGATCCACCCGAGTAGGAGAAAGGAAGTCCATATGCTAATATGCCTAGGGCTATAAAGAGAAATCATTAATCAGATGCAgaagtaaaatggggaaaataatGAAAAGTGTGCCAACCTATAGAATGTAGGAAGCCCTGTATAGACTGGGATCGCCCAAAGCCAAACTGTCCATCATCCTCAGAAAGTAAGCATAGGCAGTGTCGCCCAGTCATATCTCTGAATGTTCTTAAGATCCCTAAAGCAGTAGGCAAAGCGGAGGTCCACCCTATCTGAGGGATTATTGAATAGACACTGTCCGGACCAGTAGAGGAAAACCCTCCGAATAAATTGGTCTTTCTCCAGTCGAGGGGTAACTACAGTCATGCCCCTTTGGACCCAGAAGTTGAGTATTGCGGAAAGAAGAAATACATGCATGAGCATATAGGCATTCATAGACATATAGAATAGGAATTCATACATGAAGCATAATATGGAAGATACATAATCATGACCTACGTTCATCTAAGCATGACACAGTCCAAGCATAAGGCATAAGACATGCATACATAGGCATACATAGGGTCTCAAGTATACATTGAAAAATACATCATGGAAATTTGAAATATTATGGACATACATGTCATAAGAAGCATCCTAAAAGcaaaaatgcattaaaaaaatcaaaattaaaaattaaaaaaaaaactacaaatttaaagaaaaaaataaaaaatataacaaaataactttGGCCTACCCACTCTCCCCAAGTGGAGTTGTAGATGTGGTCCTCGGTCCCCTTCAGCGTTGACCTGAGATACCACATTGCGGCTTCACTGTCAGATGATGAGTCGGCTAGCCTATCCACAGCTCTCCCACCATGTGTACGCTTGCACCCCCATCAGAGAATCTTCTTTGCAAAAGTGAAAacatgaaagagagaaaagagaatgatGCGTTATTGTGGCGTAAAACAACAAAGAATAGGAGTGAAAAAGACCGGAGGAGGGCCCCCCTATTTATAGGGGGTACCATGCTTCTTCAAGAGTCAGTGAGGTTCCTAAAAAAAATGCgtatataaaaaataaggaaaatagaaaaaaataacaataaaaatataaaagccCCACGAGCCTGTAAGGATTCTCATGGACTCAtgaggccaaaaaaaaaatccccagtGAGTCATccataataaatgaaaaaaagaaaagaaaaagagaagccAAAAATGGCACCCTCATCCAAATGCTAAATATTCACGACCTTATGGGAATCGTAAAAATCCTGTTTGACTATTGACAACCGCGATGCACAGTATGACCAAAGATATTGTTTGACCCTTGGTCTTCAGCTTATTTACAGCAGGACACCAATGGGCAACCCTTTATCTGACCCTTGGTCTCCACCTTATTTATGGCGGGACACCAACGGATAGACATTGTTTGACTTTGGTCACTAGCTTAGTATAGTAGGATGACCCCCCCAAAGACCATTTGCATATTGAATTATTACGTATTAACACCTTGGCAGGATCTAAGCAGGGATTTCCATGCAATGGCACAGATAAGTTTTCGACTCCCCCATTTAAATATCATAGATaggatcatattaatttcttgtttgatCGTTGATTTAACTGATTTGCAAAGTTTACCAATGGATTATCTGCCCATTTGTGCATTTACACCTCCACCATCATTGAGCATGATGGTGGCAGTACATGCTCATGGTGACAAAAATTGGGGgatcttttctttgcccttcagtcTTAGCATAGGCCTtagtcaaagaggggcattctgtaaacACCTAACTTTGTCACCCACATAGGCAACGATGACATACAGGGAACGATCAAGGTTGTGCTTCACACTGGaagggaatctaggcctttggtgAAGGCACTAACTCAAGAATCATTTCTAAACCCTAACTTTATCTTAAAAGAAATGGCCTGAATCaacttaaaaccctaatacaaCCTGAAACCCTAGTCCGATCTCAAGCCAATTTCAGAGCCGATCTTATGGCACTTGATACTATGCATGTTATATGTTGACGAATTGGTTCTAAGTACTCTCTGATGGTGCGGGAATGGGACGAATAAGGATTGTCGGAAATTCCCCAACtagtaaaagggaaaaagtcCCCACTTTGCTTTTTATGAGTGAATAAGGAGctcaatacccacaccattggatagtacttggaaagAAGATTCTAACGATATCTTGCACGTAAAAATCGGACCACCGGATCTCCTAGAATCGGTCCTAGAAGTGGAAACAGGGATCGATGAACCCGGTTTTGACCCGGTTTGACCCAAATCTGTAGGCACACCCACAGGCCCGTACAGGTCCACACATGCCTATCCAGGACCCCCACTGACCCGCATGAACCCTTCccagaaaggaaataaaaaataagaaaaaataaaaaaaaattattttcattaataaaatttaCCCTTTTAGGAAAGTGTTGGGGACTGGTCCATTAATGTTTTGACGGACCAGCCAATTTCAAATATAAAAAGAAGTAATTGTGCATTTAAAATATGGGAAAACCCacttttggaaagaaaaagtGATGGACTCGTGTGAGCCTATAGAGGAAGAATAGTAGGCCTGTGGAATATTTTTGGAGACCTATAAGAGGGAGGGGTTGACAACTATAAATAGGGCCTTACTCTCCCCCCATTAAAGACACGAAAAAAATAAGGCACggccaagaaagagagaaaaagaaaaaaagagagaagagaggtaggAGAGGAGTAAGGAAGAGTGGGGTGAAGGAATTCCTCAACTTTCCACCCTCGAGAAGCGTGACAAAGCTTGGAAAGCCACTGAAGGCCTAGATTCCAGAAAGGAGAGAAGCAAGCAGATGAGGTCAGTCTCGTCTAAGTCAGGGATCCTCACTAGAGCCGTCGAAGTATCAGTCGGGCcatcccctcttgacctgaaataggggtcaaggtcAGATATATTTTCTAACAAAGTAGTCATAATGTAGATCTTACATTAAATACAATATGTGTATAATATTGTATATTAGTGGCATAATCATTCATGTGGGTTAGGACATAGAAAGAGGAATATTCGAAAACCAGCATCCAACAGAAAAATCGGTTCAACTGGGTGAagtgggtgcttaacaccttttCAACTTCATAACCTGGCACTAACCCTAATGTACCCGCGGCGGATAGCCCAGCGAAATAGTCTCCCCACTTGTCTTCAAGCGAGGACACAGAGGCGCGACTGCCCGACTGCCCATAGGAGCTGGCCACAGACCACCCCTCCACAGTATGCAATTGAGTAAAGACATGTGGAAGTGGGACAATGGAATTCGCAGGAGGAGAACCTGAATTTGAGTCTGCTTCTTCACCATCTCCGGTAGGGCATCCTGTGTTCTGGTTTCCAGTGTCCTTTTGGCTAGACTGCCGACAAAGTTCAAGATCTTAAAAACGTAGGATCTTCGGTTGCTCCAAGAGGTGACTATCAGGTTGCGTCCCTCGAATGGCAGTGGTATAGCTTCTGCCTTTACCTCCTCCAACTTGTGTTGAGGATGAGACTGGAATCGGCTATTGTATCTCGACCGTAGTAGCAATTCACACCTAGTTTCCTCCTGACCCAACAATCCACACCAGTAACAGAAGAGTGGGAGCCGTTCATACTAAACCTCAACCTCCTCTCATGCTCCAGATTGTCGACATATCGATAAGGACAACCATAGAGGTGTATGAATATCCACCGTGACTCTACAACGTAGGTACTTGATGCTAGCACCAAACTAAGTTCCTTGAATGGCCATCACTTGCTTTGGTTCTCTCATATTGTTGCTAACTAGAACACAAATTCTAGCAAGAAGAGATCAATGGGGATGGCATGAAATTGGATCCAACAATCAAAGTACCGAAACTTCTATTCTTTATCGTCGCTCTATGGTTCGAGTATGAGGAGATGGAGATTACTACCTACGGACTACGATCCCTCATCCAAAACATCCCTCATATCAATGATGTGCTGGAAGCAAAATAAGAAATGATCCATCTGGAACAAGGATACCTCGACAAGAAGCTTGGTGTTCCACGCATGTGGCAATGCTTTAGTTACCGCTTGTCTTTGATATGGTTTCCCTCGAAGAATGAAACCGACCAGCGAGTTTTCCCAAGAAAGAGCAGATGTGTCCTCTAGGTCGTCATCCACATCGAGACACTCCTCATCGTCCTCCAAATGGTGGGAGATGGGTCTGAGGGTGGTGGCTCAGTAGAGGACGATAAAGAAACTGAGCGCAACAAGGCCATGGAACATCACAGAGATAACAAAAAATGGAAAGGTAGGAGAGGACCAAAGAAAAACACTCgctatgaaggagatgaaatgATAGACTTCCTTGGTCGATTGATAAGTCTAGGTTTTGTCTTAATTGGGTATGTGGATTTTATCCCCTCCTTTTCTTCATATATTTAACTAGGTGTTTTAGATTTGTATACATTAAATGTGTTTTTTAACAAGATAAAACCAAGTTGACTCAttcataacatataaaatgccTAGGGTTGAAGTCCGATTTTCACCGAGTGGACAatggtgcctaacaccttccttgAACCACAACTTTGACACGAACCCTAACTCGTGGTTAGACAGTTCgagtcatttatttttattcttagcTATGGGTCCTAGACCGTCTAGGTAGTGACTCCCAGTAAATAGAGATTGTTGGACCCATATCATTCATTTTCACAAAGGAGAGGTTCGTGGAACCCCGTTGGTTCTcacaattggattttttttatatatttttccatAAATACTGAAAAATCTACGGATTCTATAGTTATTTTGTTATACACATTTAAAATGTGATTTAACGTAATATTTGATAAAAAGTCTCTATGAAGGTAGAGGGAATTTGCAGCAActggaggagaaagagagagaaagagagagaggttgtTGAAATTGTCATCCACGAAAGAACTTCACCTACAAGAGTTTCAGAAAAAACAGATTTTCATGGggcattgtttttttttttttttttggggggataaTATGGAATATTGGATTTTGAGTATGTTTGTAGATTACAcaaattgtatatatatatatatatatataatgagaCATATAATTACGAAAAAAggtgttaaatttttttttggtaaaaggaaaATTGTTCTTATAATTTGgattgatttggatatttttcGGGATTCTGTTATCGTGTGGCGATGTAGAAACACTCTATATATGATTCTTTACTTTAAGAGAGTGCAAGTAGATAATGCATAGACAATCGACCTGACCAATTTGTTTGTGCCTTGTTTATTGAAGCTTGACCTAAGACGTGTACTCAAATTCGATTCCCTTCCCACACGATTCGTTGAAAACCAGTTTGGTACGATCCGAGCCGGTTTCAAACCAAACCTAAAACTTAGAACCCTTTCTCCAATTCTCTTCCAAAACAAGCCCTAATTCAATACCTTCGTCCCATCCCTCGTCTCAGTTACCTCCATCCTCTTCCGGGCGATAATCCAACAATTTCTTTTCGGTTTCAATtcagaaggaagaagaaaagaagcgGAACAAGTTGGAGTGTTTGTTCTCTTTCTGTTAAATCGACTTGAAACCAGGTAAcgatgttttttatttattttaatttttttttgttgatttctcTGATTAAAATTtcacctttttcttcttccttctttcattcGAAGGGGGCTGTAAGTCCCTCATTCGAATGAGGAATGAAAATGGAattgagcaaaaaattttaaatattagtCGATTACAGTGTATATGCTAGTAATTGCATAGGAGCTTCCAAGTTTGCGGAGGTACCGGAGGTTGAATGCAATTACGCTGTTGCTGAGAACTTTGCGGGTAAGAAAAGAGCTTGGTTGTAGCTTAATGAAGATCAGTGTGAATGAACCCATGCGTTTCCTACTCGAGTCCAAACCAAAATTGTGTTTCAGTAACAATGTTGTTAGACAATTCTGTATAAAAAAGAATGAGAGCTTATGGATTCTATTCATTTCAGGTTTTCCCTTagtaaatataaatataaactaTATGATATCTTCTAGTTCCCTATGAAGACCCTCTAATGCTGCATATTTGGTGATTCTTCTTTTTGTCGGAAATAGTGATTGCCTACATCTCTGTCGCTTGAATGTTATGGGTGACAATGGTGGTGTTGCAGTGATTAAGCAAAGAGCTTCATGGTGGAATGATGTAATGAGTAAATGGTCAGATGATCATTCcatcccccacacccccccccaaccaaaaaaaaaaaaaggagaaaaaagaccCATAGCTTCACTGGCTTAAACAGTTTTAAATGGGTCTAATAAGGCCCAGAATCTTGGCAGTTCATTGGCCCTTGGTTtggatttcaaagaaaaaatatatatattgttcGGGATATATAATTAACATCTACTGTTCAAAGGCAACTGGTGCCATTTCTAGTCAATTTCTACTAAAATTAAGAGACATGTAGTTGTGATCTAGTCAATGGATTTGTGATTCAACCATTTAATCAGAGTAATGAGGCTTTACACTGTTCTCTGCTGGATATGACTTATTAGTATTAGTAACTCCTGTCCTTTCTGGGCTGCTAATTGGTGTCCACAGTTGTAacttattttctaaaattggccgtgtttcattttacattcattGGCTTTGCATGTGAAACTACTTTAATATTACCATTTTGAGAGAGTTTTCAATGTTGACTAattaaaattgtactttttgCTCACGCTTTGGactttctttatttccttatttattcttCTTGATTAAATGTCAGAAATATCCATTGGGGATCCATCCTTATTCAAGTTTCTCCTGAGAATATACAAATTGCTTTCCTCAGTAAATTAGTGGCTTATGGGAATTAATTGTTCTAACTGTTGTATCATAGTATCTGTCTTTCTGTTTTTTATAATCAAATacatctatttttcttttgctttgtgTGGTAGCGCCATATGATAACTTTTTCCTGTGTAGACAATAACAAGGCAAGGTCTTAGGGATTCGGTCTtttatttctgttatttctCAATAGATCAACTGAGTTCATTTACCTATTTGTATTTTGGCATAGCAATTGAAAGGTTTCTTAATGTATTAATTCagtttaatttaaaattttgtgtGTTCTTTTAAGGTTGTTtatggtgtgacaacattgTTTATGCTAATTTTGTAGATCTAATAATGCAAAGTGAAAGCCAAGTTGTGGATAGGATTTTATCTTCGTATGAAAATGATGAAGAGTATAATTTCTTCGGTGGAGATGAAGAAAACCAAGATTTTGTGGAAGAGGATGAAGGAGGAGATGAGGGAAAGCAAGGTGATGAGCAGATGAATGATGCTATCACTCAAAGGCAAGGAGAAGGTATTGCGGGTCCGGATGAGAATGATGAGTTTTGTCCATTTGTTGGCATGGAATTTGCAACCCAAGATGAGGCACATGTCTTCTATATTCGTTATGCTAGAAAGATGGGATTCAGTACTCGAAAGCATTCAACTTCTAAATCCCAACGTACTGGCAAAGTAATAGGTCGTTGCTTCTGTTGTTCCCATCAAGGATATAGTAATGCCAAAACCATCAGAGTGGAAGATAAGAAAAAACTACGCCCAGAATCAAGAACAGGGTGCAAGGCAATGATGtggataagaagaaaaaaaggagatagATGGGTTGTAAGTCAGATTATAAAAGAGCATAACCATATTTTGGCATCTCCGAGCACCAGGAACAAGCTTCATCCTCACAGAAAAATAACTGAAGATCAAGGGGAGGTTGTCCAAAACATACATTCAAGTGGACTTCAAACTAATCTCATGATGAACTTTATGCATCTTGAAACTGGGGGAAGTCACCATCTTGACTTTGCATTAAGAGACTCGAGGAATTTTTTGAGTACGAGACGACAAAGAGAGCTTCCAAAGGGAGATATAGAAATCATACTTGATTACTTTGACTGTCAACGAACAAAAAATCCTTTATTCTTCTATTCAATTCAAGTTGATTCAGACGGTCAAATGACAAACTTTTTTTGGGCTGATGCTAGGTCAAGATTAGACTACCATTTTTTTGCTGATGTGGTTTGTATTGACTCAACATATGGCACAAGTAGGTACAATATGCCTTTTGTCCCAATTGTAGGTATTAATAATCATCATCAGACTGTGTTATTTGGTGCTGCATTACTTTTTGATGGAGCAGAAGAGTCATTTGTGTGGCTGTTGGAAACATTTATGCGGGCTGTGGATGGCCTGCATCCCAAAGTAATTTTTACTGATCAAGAATCAGCAATTGCAAGTGCAATAAGTCGAGTTTTTCCAGGTACACATCATCGGTTTTGTTTATGGAACATAATGGGAAATGCTGCAAACTACATGCCTCATATATTTAATGCTCATAGTGGGTTTGCTCGTGACTTTGAGAATTGCTTGTGTGGTGGTGAGACAGATGGGGAGTTTGAATCTATCTGGGAAGGGATGCTTTTGAGTTATGGCTTGGGGGGAAATCTATGGCTCATGAGGTTGTATGAAAAGCGAGAGAATTGGGCATGGATTTATACACGTGATATATTTTGTGCATCCATGTGCACCACTCATCATATTGAAAGCATAAATGCTTACTTTGATAGATACCTGAAAAGGAATATGCCTTTATGTGAATTTTTAAAGCACTGTGATAAGGCTGTCATAGCTCGGAGAAAAGTAGAAGACGATGAAGACCTCGAGACCAACCATAAGAAGCCCGTTTTGAGGGTTGGCATGGATATTGAAGAAGAGGCAGCTAAAGTTTATACAAGAACCATTTTTCGGAAGTTTCAAGATGAGTTAGTTCAAGGCCTTAATTACCGTCATGAAAAAATTGAGGAAAATGGAACAAAGTTCACCTATGGAGTGTGGAAAAGGGAACAAGAACAGGCAAGGTGCATTGTCACATTTGATAGCTCTAACTGTAATTCCAAGTGTAGCTGCCAGCTGTTTGAACGAGCTGGTTACCTTTGTAGACACATATTGAAGATATTTGTGGTTGCTGATGTTCATAATATTCCAACTCAATACGTTTTGAGAAGGTGGATGAGAGATGTGAAATCAGAACCTCTAGTGAATGACCAGGGTGAAGAAGTACGATTTGGATGTTATAACCTTATGTCAATTCGATACTCCAATCTTTACTGTGAAGTACTCAACATTGCATCAAAGGCTGCTGTGACTGATGAAGTGTACAGGATCGCATTGAAGGGGCTACACACTGCATTACAGGAAGTTGAAATTGCATTGCAAAAGGTATCGCTTGGTCCCACAGAGCACTCGAAGGATGTTGGAAGCACACATGATAACATTGGTCAAGGGCTACCAAATCTTAGGGTTACCTCTTGGATTGGCAACTGGCCTGAGCTAGATAATGTGTAAAGCTTCCCATTGAACATAGTTTCTTTCTGCCATCAAGTTCTAGCTTTGGCTCAACACTAGGATCCTCTTCTTAGCCAGATAGGTTGTGGGTGGCCTAGATGTTGGATGGCCAAGTTTGTTGTAATGTTTGGAATGAATGAGGTGTAAGCTCCATTCATGATGATGGGTTGGTGGCCTGTCGCAATGACATCTTGTAAAAATTTAGCCATATCTGTTTTGTAAATATTAAGGATCATGATAGTCTTTGTATAAGTAGTTCTTTATCTGGAGGAATATTCCTTGACATTTTTGTTTGGTCAACACAAGTTCCTTGTGGGGAAAATCTCACAAATCGCAAACCATTCATAATGGTTGGTCTCTTGCATCCAGAAGAAAGAGTGAGGATATAGCAGCCAATTAGCGCTTCAGTTTTTTGCTGCATCACTCTTGTATGCAGTCCAGTTTCCTTTTTgattgagaatgtgaatcttcCATGGTTGGAGCTGGAGAAGTCTACAAGGGAAGGTATAGAAGGTGACATGGATTTGGTTTCTGAACATATGGACAATCTTGATGGTTAGCTGACTGATGGAAGATTTGAATTGTCATCTCATCTGCCTTTGTGGCTTGAGGAGGGGGTGATCTGTGTCACCGAGAAGGTACCGAGCCAGAAAACCTTATCCCTCAGAGATAAAGTTTTGACATAAAAAAATCTGGTAGAATTGTTTCTCAAGTGTTCCAAAATCCAAATGGAGGTTCATGTCAGCTGGACTTGGTTAACTTCAATGGATTCGGCAACAAATGGGACAAAATGTTTGTTACCAAATGAGCTGTAACTAACTATTTGCTAAGAATTTGTTGATGTTCTGAAGCATTAGATCAATGACTTGCTATCCTGAAAGTTTTAATGATGTGTGAGTGTGACCCCTAGATAAACATCTCAGGTGCTTTTCAAGCATCCATCAACTGTTCGATGGTCACACCAATGTTGGTTAAATGCTCCTGACTTGATATGAGAAATACGACCAAAAACTTGATATGAGAATGTCAACAGTACAGAGAAATAGATGATAGTAAGAATACACGAGCTAAAAGCTGATGTGAGGTCTACGTTGTCTTATTTAACTGATTATGACGCCTAGCTTGGGTAAAGAACAAAATGGTTGAAGGACGCTTTGTTCCATGCAGGCCTTCCTATGTGGACTGAATGAGcttttatcatatttttgcAGGTCAAGGAGCGGTTTATAGTTGTAttacaagatttttttatttatttattatttttcttttgttttgttgaattataaatgcattaaaagaagggaggAGGGAAAATAAAGCCCCAAAGGATTACATCTAAATCAAGGCCTACATGGGTTTAAAGACTCAAAAACATGTCACAAACATGTCCAATACAACtgaaaagcccacatgggcttaAGACAAAGCAAGAAAGCCCATTACAAGCAAGCACAGCTAAGTCAATTTCAGGTTGGGTTCCACAAACCGTAACAAACTATCTTATCTCGTTATCTTCTCAGTCGCCAAGAGATCCCCACTTGCAAGAGGGGAGCCACGGTGACAGGCTGTTGGCCTTGCGAAGGGCCACAACCAAGCGGGATGCTGGCCTAGTGGAGGTGAAAGCCACAACAATGGGGCGCTGGCCTTATAGAGGGCAATGACAAAGTAGTTGCTGGCCGAGCATAGCTGGTGGCCTGACAGACTACTGGCCATGCAGTTGGCCACAAATTGGCACTAGCCAAGCGAGAAAGGCTGTTCAAGCGGGTAGCTATCCTTTGCGAGGTTGGAGACCAAAAGGCTGTAGGCCATGCAAACTAGCTGGCGTCCAAACTACGATGGTGCAAGAAAGCGACTACCTAGAGAGCAGATGAACAGGACTGGAGGCGACGAGGCTGTTGGCCGAGAGGGAAACCAAACAAGCCTAGTAACAATTCCAATCGAGACGATGCTCCAACCAAGGatgaagaagcaaagaaagggaggtgagaggaagaagagagaaggacaGGGGGacagaagggagaagaagagaaagagggagtaggagaagagagagatggtgtGAGGGAGTGgatgaaagaaggagaaagaagggtgAGAGGTGGGGAGCAGCTTTGTTGATGCTCCAACAAAGGACGAAGAAGTAGAGAGAGCAGGTGTAACACCTTGAAACTGGAAGCAACTGAGCTCAGTATCAGGACCTAGCTGGCACGAGAAGTAGGCTACTCTGTGGTGGATTCACTTGCCCAATAGTAAGAGAGAGCATTTTGGCAGAACCACAGGCTAAGTAAGGGTTATAGGATGGTTAGAAAAAGGGTGAGACTAGTCATATATTGGGTGGACTCAAGAACCCAGAAGTTGGAACAATTGATGGACTGAAAAGGCAAGAAACTGATAGCTTCCAACCAGCCAGCCGTTTTGGCTGGCAAAAtgcaaaaaaattttatttttctcatgcGGGACCCACATCCCTACACCCTTGAGCCTCGCACTTACCCAACATGTATATGTCCtaatgctgaccaaatccatatttggtggggtccatcaatggaaatttaaatttatattaGTATATGTTGTTAAAATTAGTTTAAGAATTGATTTATCAGTTTTGAGTAAATTCAGCCAAACGGGCCGTAGGAACCTTTTGGGCTGAATTATAAAAGAAGAAACCAGCCatttgtcacgacctgcccaacataggcccacgggcctagcccaccaagcccgtggacttaggccaatgggctaagtaaagtccaagttctagagttttctacaaaggtgtagtaactctagatattttattatagatatttatagaagatatttaaaggagatattttgggagagatttctagaattctccactaaggaggtgggaagcttctagtttcctccccaaccattggatggaggacatttgtaaatatcttaaccatccattgtaacttggggtgcctataaataggtgttgcctcatttggcaaaggcactcaccaaggaccaaccaagagtgttcaaccaagcaagtgagttctcaagccttgtacttaagagttctttagtgcaatacaagtttattcttctcaaactcactcttgtgttcacttcttctcttcccaaatcccttaaggagggtggttaggctgacttagtgctagtgggagtgctaagtgccgacgcggttgcttagaaaggtctaaggccgtgacagttgtggtatcagagttttggttgcgagggagccaagcttgtgggataagaGACAAGCGAGGCAAGTTGGGAACCCGCCGACTCTTTATGGCAGTTCCAAGAACACATACAAAGATTCCACGAAGAAGATGCGACGAGGACGTCGCCgacttaggtgggggagagtgtcacagcctgcccactgaaggcccaTTCAAAATCACCAAGAAGGTGGGTAAAGTATCCTACGAGGTGAGCCTACCTCCTAAGCTCAAGATCCATCCGGTCTTCCATGCAAGCCTATTGAAGCCATACCATGGAGACAAGGAAGACCCAAGTCGTGGAACCTCAATAAGAGCACCAATGGCTATCACCACCTCCTACGATAAGGAGAC
This window encodes:
- the LOC122080656 gene encoding protein FAR1-RELATED SEQUENCE 5-like; translated protein: MQSESQVVDRILSSYENDEEYNFFGGDEENQDFVEEDEGGDEGKQGDEQMNDAITQRQGEGIAGPDENDEFCPFVGMEFATQDEAHVFYIRYARKMGFSTRKHSTSKSQRTGKVIGRCFCCSHQGYSNAKTIRVEDKKKLRPESRTGCKAMMWIRRKKGDRWVVSQIIKEHNHILASPSTRNKLHPHRKITEDQGEVVQNIHSSGLQTNLMMNFMHLETGGSHHLDFALRDSRNFLSTRRQRELPKGDIEIILDYFDCQRTKNPLFFYSIQVDSDGQMTNFFWADARSRLDYHFFADVVCIDSTYGTSRYNMPFVPIVGINNHHQTVLFGAALLFDGAEESFVWLLETFMRAVDGLHPKVIFTDQESAIASAISRVFPGTHHRFCLWNIMGNAANYMPHIFNAHSGFARDFENCLCGGETDGEFESIWEGMLLSYGLGGNLWLMRLYEKRENWAWIYTRDIFCASMCTTHHIESINAYFDRYLKRNMPLCEFLKHCDKAVIARRKVEDDEDLETNHKKPVLRVGMDIEEEAAKVYTRTIFRKFQDELVQGLNYRHEKIEENGTKFTYGVWKREQEQARCIVTFDSSNCNSKCSCQLFERAGYLCRHILKIFVVADVHNIPTQYVLRRWMRDVKSEPLVNDQGEEVRFGCYNLMSIRYSNLYCEVLNIASKAAVTDEVYRIALKGLHTALQEVEIALQKVSLGPTEHSKDVGSTHDNIGQGLPNLRVTSWIGNWPELDNV